One window from the genome of Panulirus ornatus isolate Po-2019 chromosome 26, ASM3632096v1, whole genome shotgun sequence encodes:
- the LOC139757463 gene encoding uncharacterized protein, producing PPPPPPPPPPPPPPPPPPPPPPPPPPPPPPPPPPPPPPPPPPPPPPPPPPPPPPPPPPPPPPPPTPPPPPPPPPPPPPPPPPPPPPPPPPPPPPPPPPPPPPPPPPPPPPPPPPPPPPTPPPPPPPPPPPPPPPPPPPPPPPPPPPPPPPPPPPPPPPPPPPPPPHPPPPPPPPPPPPPPPPPPPPPPPPPPPPPPPPPPPPPPPPPPPPPPPPPPPPPPPPPPPPPPPPPPPPPPPPPPPPPPPPPPPPPPPPPPPPPPPPPPPPPPPPPPPPPPPPPPPPPPPPPPPPPPPPPPPPPPPPPPPPPPPPPPPPPPPPPPPPPPPPPPPPPPPPPPPPPRPTHPT from the coding sequence cccccccccccccccccccccccccccccccccccccccccccccccccccccccccccccccccccccccccccccccccccccccccccccccccccccccccccccccccccccccccccccccccccccccccccccccaccccccccccccccccccccccccccccccccccccccccccccccccacccccccccccccccccccccccccccccccccccccccccccccccccccccccccccccccccccccccccccccccccccccccccccccccccccccccccccccccccccccccccccccccccccccccccccccccccccccccccccccccccacccccccccccccccccccccccccccccccccccccccccccccccccccccccccccccccccccccccccccccccccccccccccccccccccccccccccccccccccccccccccccccccccccccccccccccaccccccccccccccccccccccccccccccccccccccccccccccccccccccccccccccccccccccccccccccccccccccccccccccccccccccccccccccccccccccccccccccccccccccccccccccccccccccccccccaccccccccccccccccccccccccccccccccccccccccccccccccccccccccccccccccccccccccccccccccccccccccccccccccccccccccccccccccccccccccccccccccccccccccccccccccccacccccccccccccccccccccccccccccccccccccccccccccccccccccccccccccccccccccccccccccccccccccccccccccccccccccccccccccccccccccccccccccccccccccccccccccccccccccccccccccccccccccccccccccccccccccccccccccccccccccccccccccccccccccccccgccccacccaccccacc